A genome region from Pristis pectinata isolate sPriPec2 chromosome 4, sPriPec2.1.pri, whole genome shotgun sequence includes the following:
- the LOC127569085 gene encoding protocadherin-10-like yields the protein MAKSPSNNALRFMMLVFILLVSILDQGQGLLHYSIPEEMEYGSTVGNIAENLGISVRELSARKCRLVSADGRQYLEVNLETGVLFVSGRIDREQICAESTSCNLAFQIILENPLEMYSSEVEILDINDNSPSFPENAIVLEMAESIAPGSRFPLESALDPDVGTNAVNKYIISTNEHFGLEIHVRKGAITTAELLLEKSLDREQQATFQLVLTAVDGGNPPRSGTTQINISLLDINDNAPVFDNEVYIARLEENAPLGALVTKIKAVDLDQGTNAELKYSFVNVVPRKVRELFSLDPETGEIKVQEQLDFEDKNSYELDVQAVDNGLPAITGLSKVLINVIDVNDNAPEITVTSLSDKVPEDAAPGTVVALIGVTDRDFGANGQVQCHIPLELPFEIQSSLNNHYKVTTTRLLDRETTPIYNIPVIAWDSGTPPLSTNKTMQISVSDVNDNTPRFSQSSYAIYVMENNAPGASIFTLTAFDPDLDQNSYISYSFRRNLQDYLVPSYFSINSINGTIYALSSFDYENVKTFQIHVQARDAGVPPLSSSATVNVIILDQNDNAPVIVSPSAQSGSAAVEILPQSAAQGYLVTKIMATDADSGQNARLSYQMVQATDPTLFSVGRNSGEIRTTRNILELDETSQSLVVLVRDNGQPSLSSTTTILLSILGNVSEKISEPRDSYSNPGYFTDINLYLIVTFGSTSVLFLLTIIFLVALKCKQDVGVIQVDGCTVCCFRPRDSKEAFARSPTRGDPLSCSASGQTAPFPESYHYSVCLSPESSKSEFLFLKPYNPSLTQAQR from the coding sequence ATGGCGAAATCGCCGAGCAACAACGCCTTGAGATTTATGATGCTGGTTTTTATTCTCCTTGTTTCAATATTGGACCAGGGACAGGGTCTCCTTCACTATTCTATTCCAGAGGAAATGGAATATGGTTCTACTGTTGGGAATATTGCTGAAAATTTGGGAATAAGCGTTCGAGAATTATCAGCTCGAAAATGTCGCCTGGTCTCCGCTGACGGAAGGCAGTATTTGGAGGTAAATTTAGAGACTGGCGTCCTATTTGTTAGCGGTCGAATAGACAGAGAACAGATTTGTGCAGAGAGCACTTCTTGTAATCTTGCCTTCCAGATAATACTGGAAAACCCCCTCGAAATGTACAGCAGTGAAGTGGAGATTCTCGATATAAATGATAATTCACCCTCTTTCCCAGAGAACGCCATTGTCTTGGAAATGGCCGAATCAATCGCACCAGGCTCCCGCTTCCCACTAGAGAGCGCCCTCGATCCAGACGTGGGGACAAACGCGGTCAATAAGTATATCATCAGTACCAACGAGCACTTCGGTTTGGAGATTCACGTCAGAAAGGGTGCTATCACAACTGCAGAGTTGTTGTTAGAGAAATCGTTGGACCGCGAACAACAGGCAACTTTCCAACTTGTACTGACAGCTGTTGACGGCGGCAACCCTCCGAGATCTGGGACAACTCAAATCAACATCAGTTTGCTGGACATCAATGATAACGCACCTGTGTTCGACAATGAAGTATACATAGCGAGGTTGGAAGAGAATGCACCCTTGGGAGCTTTGGTGACTAAAATCAAAGCTGTCGACCTGGACCAAGGAACGAACGCTGAGTTAAAGTATTCTTTCGTTAATGTTGTCCCACGGAAGGTGCGTGAATTGTTTAGTTTGGATCCTGAAACTGGAGAGAtcaaagttcaagaacagctggaTTTTGAAGACAAGAACAGCTATGAACTTGATGTCCAAGCTGTGGATAATGGCTTACCAGCAATAACAGGACTTTCCAAAGTGCTGATCAATGTGATTGATGTCAATGATAATGCCCCAGAGATAACAGTCACCTCCCTGTCTGACAAAGTCCCCGAGGATGCTGCGCCCGGGACAGTGGTAGCTCTGATTGGCGTCACTGATCGCGATTTTGGAGCAAACGGACAAGTTCAATGTCATATTCCATTGGAGCTTCCCTTTGAAATTCAATCCTCTCTGAACAACCATTACAAAGTGACCACCACTCGTCTGTTGGATCGGGAAACCACCCCAATATATAACATACCTGTCATAGCCTGGGACTCCGGGACTCCTCCACTGTCAACAAATAAAACCATGCAGATATCGGTATCTGATGTAAATGACAACACACCGCGATTTTCCCAATCTTCTTACGCCATCTATGTGATGGAGAACAACGCTCCAGGCGCTTCTATTTTCACACTGACTGCTTTCGATCCTGATCTGGACCAGAACTCCTATATTTCTTATTCCTTCAGAAGGAATCTGCAGGATTACTTGGTGCCCTCTTACTTCAGCATTAACTCGATTAACGGCACTATTTACGCATTGAGCTCCTTTGACTACGAGAACGTCAAAACCTTCCAGATCCATGTTCAAGCCCGTGACGCTGGAGTGCCCCCGCTGAGCAGCAGCGCTACAGTGAACGTGATCATCCTGGATCAAAATGACAACGCTCCGGTAATTGTTTCACCTTCAGCACAGAGTGGATCAGCAGCAGTGGAGATCTTGCCGCAGTCAGCGGCCCAAGGGTACTTGGTCACCAAGATCATGGCAACTGATGCAGACTCTGGTCAGAACGCACGGCTCTCCTACCAGATGGTTCAAGCGACCGATCCCACTCTATTCAGCGTGGGGCGCAATTCAGGAGAAATCAGAACAACGAGAAACATTTTGGAGCTGGATGAGACCTCACAAAGTCTGGTCGTTTTAGTGCGGGATAATGGACAGCCGAGCCTGTCCAGTACAACAACAATCCTCTTGTCGATTTTGGGCAATGTAAGTGAGAAAATCTCTGAACCTAGGGATTCGTACAGTAATCCTGGATATTTCACTGATATAAATCTTTATTTAATTGTCACCTTCGGATCAACTTCGGTACTCTTCCTCCTGACCATCATCTTCTTGGTTGCATTAAAGTGTAAACAAGACGTGGGCGTTATTCAAGTTGACGGGTGCACAGTTTGTTGTTTCAGGCCGAGGGATTCGAAGGAAGCCTTTGCACGGAGCCCGACGCGAGGAGATCCCTTAAGCTGTTCTGCAAGTGGTCAGACTGCACCCTTCCCGGAGAGTTATCATTACTCAGTTTGCTTGTCACCGGAATCATCCAAGAGCGAATTTCTTTTCCTGAAACCCTACAATCCATCCTTGACTCAAGCGCAACGCTAA
- the LOC127569138 gene encoding protocadherin-10-like — protein MANSQRNSALIFIMLIFILLVCTLKQGQGLVRYSIPEELEYGSTVGNIAENLGISVRELSARKCRLVSADGRQYLEVNLETGVLFVSGRIDREQICAQSPSCNLAFQIILQNPLEMYRGEVEILDINDNSPFFPENAIVLEMAESIAPGSRFPLESALDPDVGTNTVNKYIISPNEHFGLKVHIRKGAITTAELLLEKSLDRERQTSFQLVMTAVDGGNPPRSGTTQINISLLDINDNTPVFENEVYTASLEENAPLGTLVTKIKAVDLDQGTNAELKYSFVNVVPRRVRELFSLDPETGEIKVQEQLDFEDEKSYEIDVQAVDNGSPAITGHSKVLIDLIDVNDNAPEITVTSLSDKLPEGAAPGTVVALMDVTDRDSGANGQVHCHIPLGLPFKIQSSLNNHYKLTTTRMLDRETTPIYNIPVIACDSGSPPLSTNKTIRISVSDINDNTPRFSQSSYAVYVMENNAPGASIFTLTAFDPDLDQNSYISYSLGGNLQHSLVPIYFSINSINGTIYALPSFDYEKVKTFQIRVQARDAGVPPLSSSATVNVIILDQNDNAPVIVSPSAQSGSAAVEILPQSAAQGYLVTKIMATDADSGQNARLSYQMVQATDPTLFIVGRNSGEIRTTRNILELDETSQSLVVLVRDNGQPSLSSTTTILLSILGNVSEKISEPRDSYSNPGYFSDINLYLIVTFGSTSILFLLTIVILVTLKCKQDVGVIQAGGCTVCCFRPRNSKEAFTRGSAPGDPLSCSASGQTASFPESYHYSVCLSPESSKSEFLFLKPYNPSLTEGTLCVAVHQSESQSQREIHCSTPTIERKRNHTEETQHLNLDKINRSRNNGECTAHDRLALLRLFFSIVVSALDVALGQIRYSIPEELERGAIIGNIAEDLGLNVGTLLTRRGRLVSGRIKPFAELNLESGILFVNERIDREKICGSMSSCILPFQIVIENSPEMYRGEVEIVDVNDNSPTFPEGTVLLQMAEAVAPGSRFPLESALDPDVGTNAVNTYMISPNEHFSLKVESAEEGINIAEKPLDREKQSSFHLVLTAVDGGNPQRSGTARVVIHVLDINDNAPVFDRKVYKASLAENSPMGSPVVTVHASDADEGLNAELSYSFGNRVSQKVQELFNLDPRTGEIRLQGMLDFEEANSYALDVQAVDKGSPAITGHSKVLIKVTDVNDNNPEIEVNLVTAEVAENAGRGTVIALINVLDRDSGDQGEVRYQIPSDIPFKLQASSSTHYKLITSDLLDRETAALFNITLLAWDSASPPRSTNKTVQIRVSDVNDNVPRFAQPSYVVYVMENNAPGASIFAVTAFDPDLDQNSYVSYSFTESLIQELPVSSYLNVDSLNGTVYALRSFDDENMQKFQVHVQARDAGVPPLSSSAAVNVIILDQNDNAPVIVSPSAQSGSAVVVIVPQSAGQGYLVTKIMATDADTGQNARLSYQVQRSTDPSLYHVGQNSGEIRTARNILESDTTTQTLVILVKDNGQPSLSSTITILLTVLENFTERTTESNHFVAKPGNFSDLNLYLIVIFGCTSVLFLVTIILLIGIKCNQDRNVTQEYNPPSCCYSLQNSNDNFHLRPQVKESLNYIRTSAMIYVPENHHYSVCLSPESAKSDFLFLKPCAPQMTQAKC, from the exons ATGGCGAATTCGCAGAGAAACAGCGCCTTGATATTTATAATGCTGATTTTTATTCTCCTTGTTTGCACATTGAAGCAGGGACAGGGTCTCGTTCGCTATTCTATTCCAGAGGAATTGGAATATGGTTCTACTGTTGGGAATATTGCTGAAAATTTGGGAATAAGCGTTCGAGAATTATCAGCTCGAAAATGTCGCCTGGTCTCCGCTGACGGAAGGCAGTATTTGGAGGTAAATTTAGAGACTGGCGTCCTATTTGTTAGCGGTCGAATAGACAGGGAGCAGATTTGTGCACAGAGCCCTTCTTGTAATCTTGCCTTCCAGATAATACTGCAAAACCCCCTCGAAATGTACCGCGGTGAAGTGGAGATTCTCGATATAAATGATAATTCACCCTTTTTCCCAGAGAACGCCATTGTCTTGGAAATGGCCGAATCAATCGCACCAGGCTCCCGCTTCCCACTAGAGAGCGCCCTCGATCCAGACGTGGGGACAAACACGGTCAATAAGTATATCATCAGTCCCAACGAACACTTTGGTTTGAAGGTGCACATCAGAAAGGGTGCTATCACAACTGCAGAATTGTTGTTAGAGAAATCGTTGGACCGCGAACGACAGACATCTTTCCAGCTTGTAATGACTGCTGTTGACGGCGGCAACCCTCCGAGATCTGGGACAACTCAAATCAACATCAGTTTGCTGGACATCAATGATAACACACCTGTGTTCGAGAATGAAGTATACACAGCGAGTTTGGAAGAAAACGCACCTTTAGGAACCTTGGTGACTAAAATAAAAGCTGTGGATTTGGACCAAGGAACGAACGCTGAGTTAAAATATTCTTTCGTTAATGTTGTCCCACGGAGGGTGCGCGAATTGTTCAGTTTGGATCCTGAAACTGGAGAGAtcaaagttcaggaacagctggaCTTTGAAGATGAGAAAAGTTATGAAATTGATGTCCAGGCAGTGGATAATGGTTCACCAGCGATTacaggacattccaaagtgctgATCGATTTGATTGATGTCAATGATAATGCCCCGGAGATAACAGTGACCTCCTTGTCTGACAAACTCCCGGAGGGTGCTGCGCCCGGGACAGTGGTAGCTCTGATGGACGTTACTGATCGCGATTCCGGAGCAAACGGACAAGTTCACTGTCATATTCCATTGGGCCTTCCCTTTAAAATTCAATCCTCTCTGAACAACCATTACAAATTGACTACCACTCGTATGTTGGATCGGGAAACCACCCCAATATATAACATACCTGTCATAGCCTGTGACTCAGGGTCTCCTCCACTGTCAACAAATAAAACCATCCGGATATCGGTGTCTGATATAAATGACAACACGCCGCGATTTTCTCAATCCTCATACGCCGTCTATGTGATGGAGAACAACGCTCCGGGCGCTTCTATTTTCACACTGACTGCGTTCGATCCTGATCTGGACCAGAACTCCTACATTTCTTATTCCTTAGGAGGGAATCTTCAGCATTCCTTGGTGCCCATTTACTTCAGCATTAACTCGATAAATGGCACAATTTACGCACTGCCCTCTTTTGACTACGAGAAGGTCAAAACCTTCCAGATCCGTGTTCAAGCCCGTGACGCTGGAGTGCCCCCGCTGAGCAGCAGCGCTACAGTGAACGTGATCATCCTAGATCAAAATGACAACGCTCCGGTAATTGTGTCACCTTCAGCACAGAGTGGATCAGCAGCAGTGGAGATCTTGCCGCAGTCAGCGGCCCAAGGGTACTTGGTCACCAAGATCATGGCAACTGATGCAGATTCTGGTCAGAACGCACGGCTCTCCTACCAGATGGTTCAAGCGACCGATCCCACTTTATTCATCGTGGGGCGCAATTCAGGAGAAATCAGAACAACGAGAAACATTTTGGAGCTGGATGAGACCTCACAAAGTCTGGTCGTTTTAGTGCGGGATAATGGACAGCCGAGCCTGTCCAGTACAACAACAATCCTCTTGTCGATTTTGGGCAATGTAAGTGAGAAAATCTCTGAACCTAGGGATTCGTACAGTAATCCTGGATATTTTTCTGATATAAATCTTTATTTAATTGTCACCTTTGGATCAACTTCAATTTTATTCCTTCTGACCATCGTCATCTTGGTTACATTAAAGTGTAAACAAGACGTGGGCGTTATTCAAGCTGGCGGGTGCACAGTTTGTTGTTTCAGGCCGAGGAATTCGAAGGAAGCCTTTACTCGGGGCTCTGCGCCAGGAGATCCTTTAAGTTGTTCTGCAAGTGGTCAGACTGCATCTTTCCCCGAGAGTTATCATTACTCAGTTTGCTTGTCGCCGGAATCATCGAAGAGCGAATTTCTTTTCCTGAAACCCTACAACCCGTCGTTGACTGAAGG AACTCTCTGCGTCGCTGTCCACCAATCAGAATCTCAATCGCAGCGAGAGATCCATTGCTCCACCCCCACCATTGAACGAAAGCGGAATCACACGGAAGAGACTCAGCATCTTAACTTAGATA AAATAAACCGGTCCCGCAACAATGGCGAATGCACAGCGCACGATCGCCTTGCACTCCTGCGGTTGTTTTTCAGCATTGTTGTGAGTGCATTGGATGTGGCTCTCGGACAGATTCGCTATTCGATTCCCGAAGAACTGGAGCGGGGAGCGATAATCGGTAACATCGCTGAAGATTTAGGATTGAACGTTGGAACATTGCTCACTCGCAGAGGGCGGCTTGTCTCCGGCCGCATCAAGCCATTCGCGGAGTTAAATTTGGAAAGTGGGATTTTGTTTGTCAATGAGAGAATAGACAGAGAAAAGATTTGCGGATCAATGTCCAGCTGTATTCTTCCGTTCCAAATTGTGATTGAGAATTCGCCAGAAATGTACCGCGGCGAAGTGGAGATTGTTGATGTAAATGACAATTCGCCCACTTTCCCGGAGGGCACCGTTCTCTTGCAGATGGCTGAAGCCGTTGCACCAGGCTCTCGGTTTCCGCTAGAGAGCGCACTCGATCCGGACGTGGGGACAAATGCAGTCAACACTTACATGATCAGCCCCAATGAACATTTCAGCCTGAAAGTGGAGAGCGCGGAAGAGGGCATTAACATTGCGGAGAAACCCCTGGACCGCGAGAAGCAGTCATCGTTTCATCTGGTGCTGACCGCCGTAGACGGAGGAAATCCTCAGAGATCTGGGACAGCTCGCGTTGTTATTCATGTGCTGGACATCAACGATAATGCACCAGTTTTCGATCGGAAGGTTTACAAGGCCAGTCTGGCAGAAAACTCACCCATGGGATCCCCAGTGGTTACCGTGCACGCTTCGGATGCAGATGAAGGTCTAAACGCAGAGCTATCCTATTCTTTCGGCAACCGTGTCTCGCAGAAAGTGCAGGAATTGTTCAATTTGGATCCGCGGACGGGAGAAATTAGACTTCAAGGAATGCTCGACTTCGAAGAGGCAAACAGCTATGCACTGGATGTTCAAGCTGTGGACAAAGGTTCACCAGCCATTACAGGTCATTCTAAAGTCCTGATCAAGGTAACTGATGTCAATGATAACAACCCAGAAATCGAGGTGAACTTAGTGACTGCTGAGGTCGCTGAAAATGCCGGGCGCGGGACAGTAATCGCGCTGATCAATGTACTTGATCGGGATTCTGGGGATCAGGGAGAAGTACGCTACCAAATTCCATCGGATATTCCCTTTAAGCTTCAGGCATCTTCGAGCACTCATTACAAACTGATTACCAGTGACTTGTTGGACCGTGAAACTGCCGCACTCTTTAATATTACACTTTTAGCCTGGGATTCGGCGTCTCCTCCGCGATCAACTAATAAAACTGTCCAGATACGGGTTTCTGATGTAAATGATAACGTCCCCAGGTTTGCCCAACCCTCCTACGTTGTTTATGTGATGGAGAACAACGCTCCGGGTGCTTCTATTTTCGCAGTAACTGCTTTCGATCCTGATTTAGACCAGAACTCTTATGTTTCTTACTCCTTTACAGAGAGCCTTATCCAAGAATTACCAGTCTCCAGCTATCTCAACGTTGATTCGTTGAATGGCACCGTTTACGCGCTGCGCTCTTTTGACGATGAGAATATGCAGAAATTCCAGGTCCACGTTCAAGCCCGTGACGCTGGAGTGCCCCCGCTGAGCAGCAGCGCTGCAGTGAATGTGATCATCCTGGATCAAAATGACAACGCTCCGGTAATTGTTTCGCCTTCAGCACAGAGTGGATCAGCAGTAGTAGTGATCGTGCCCCAGTCAGCGGGTCAAGGGTACTTGGTCACCAAGATTATGGCAACTGATGCAGATACTGGCCAGAACGCACGGCTCTCCTATCAGGTGCAGAGATCCACTGATCCCAGTTTATATCATGTTGGACAAAACTCTGGTGAAATTAGAACAGCTCGTAATATTTTGGAGTCTGATACCACCACACAAACTCTAGTAATCTTGGTGAAGGACAATGGGCAGCCAAGCCTGTCCAGCACAATTACCATCCTCCTGACAGTTCTGGAGAATTTCACTGAAAGAACCACTGAAAGCAATCATTTTGTGGCAAAACCCGGAAATTTCTCTGATCTAAACCTTTATTTAATTGTCATTTTCGGTTGCACTTCCGTTCTGTTCCTTGTGACCATCATTCTGCTGATAGGCATCAAGTGCAACCAGGACAGAAATGTCACCCAGGAATACAATCCTCCCAGTTGTTGCTACAGCCTTCAAAATTCTAACGACAACTTTCACCTAAGACCTCAAGTGAAGGAATCCTTGAATTATATCAGAACAAGCGCGATGATCTATGTGCCAGAAAACCACCATTATTCTGTTTGCTTGTCTCCGGAATCAGCGAAAAGCGATTTCCTGTTTCTGAAACCATGTGCCCCGCAGATGACTCAGGCTAAATGTTAA
- the LOC127569084 gene encoding protocadherin-10-like encodes MANSQNNNALTVRTLIFIFFVYTLKQGFGLIRYSIPEEMEYGSSVGNIAENLALTVRQLLARKCRLVFAEGRQYLQVNLDNGVLFASGQMDREQLCAQSPSCTLAFQIILENPLEMYRGEVEILDINDNSPTFPEKSIRLQMAESIAPGSRFPLESALDPDVGANTVNRYTISPNEQFGLNVNVREDGTKFAELLLEKQLDREQQASYQLVLTAVDGGNPPRSGTTQINISLLDINDNAPVFENDIYTASLEENAPMGTLVIKIKAIDLDQGTNADLKYSFVNLAPGRVRELFSLDSETGEIKVQEQLDFEDKKSYELDVQAVDNGSPAIAGHCKVLIKLIDVNDNAPEVTVTSLSDKVPEDAAPGTVVALMDVTDRDSGANGQVHCHIPLGLPFKIQSYLNNHYKLTTTRMLDRETTPIYNIPVIAWDSGSPPLSTNKTMQISVSDVNDNTPRFSQSSYSVYVMENNAPGASIFTLTAFDPDLDQNSYISYSFRGNLQDSLVPTYFSINSMNGTIYALPSFDYEKVKTFQIHVQARDAGVPPLSSSATVNVIILDQNDNAPVIVSPSAQSGSAAVEIMPQSAAQGYLVTKIMATDADSGQNARLSYQMVQATDPTLFSVGRNSGEIRTTRNILELDETSQSLVVLVRDNGQPSLSSTTTILLSILGNVSEKISEPRDSYSNPGYFTDINLYLIVTFGSTSVLFLLTIVFLVALKCKQDVGVIQVDGCTVCCCRPRDSKEAFARSPTRRGPLSCSASGQTAPFPESHHYSVCLSPASSKSEFLFLKPYNPSLTQGQR; translated from the coding sequence GCAAGAAAATGTCGTCTAGTCTTCGCCGAGGGAAGGCAGTATTTGCAGGTAAATTTGGACAATGGCGTCTTATTTGCTAGCGGTCAAATGGACAGAGAGCAGCTCTGTGCACAGagtccttcctgtactcttgcCTTCCAGATAATATTAGAAAACCCCCTCGAAATGTACCGCGGTGAAGTGGAGATTCTCGATATAAATGATAATTCACCCACGTTCCCAGAAAAATCCATTCGTTTGCAGATGGCTGAATCCATTGCACCAGGCTCCCGTTTCCCACTAGAGAGCGCGCTCGATCCGGACGTGGGAGCAAACACAGTCAATAGATATACAATCAGTCCTAATGAACAATTTGGTTTGAACGTGAACGTCAGAGAGGATGGTACTAAATTTGCAGAGTTGCTGTTGGAGAAACAATTGGACCGCGAACAACAGGCATCTTATCAGCTTGTACTGACGGCCGTTGACGGCGGCAACCCTCCAAGATCTGGGACAACTCAGATCAACATTAGTTTGCTTGACATCAATGATAACGCACCTGTGTTCGAGAATGACATATATACCGCGAGTTTGGAAGAAAATGCTCCCATGGGTACCTTGGTGATCAAAATTAAAGCTATCGACCTGGACCAAGGTACTAATGCTGATTTGAAATACTCTTTCGTTAATCTTGCCCCAGGGAGAGTGCGTGAATTGTTCAGTTTGGATTCTGAAACTGGAGAGAtcaaagttcaggaacagctagatTTTGAAGATAAGAAGAGCTATGAACTTGATGTCCAAGCAGTGGATAATGGTTCACCAGCAATTGCAGGACATTGTAAAGTGCTGATAAAATTGATTGACGTCAATGATAATGCCCCGGAGGTAACAGTCACATCCCTGTCTGACAAAGTCCCCGAGGATGCTGCGCCCGGGACAGTGGTAGCTCTAATGGACGTTACTGATCGCGATTCCGGAGCAAACGGACAAGTTCACTGTCATATTCCATTGGGCCTTCCCTTTAAAATTCAATCCTATCTGAACAACCATTACAAATTGACTACCACTCGTATGTTGGATCGGGAAACCACCCCAATATATAACATACCTGTCATAGCCTGGGACTCCGGGTCTCCTCCACTGTCAACAAATAAAACCATGCAGATATCGGTGTCTGATGTAAATGACAACACACCGCGATTTTCTCAATCCTCGTACTCCGTCTATGTGATGGAGAACAACGCTCCGGGTGCTTCTATTTTCACACTGACTGCTTTCGATCCTGATCTGGACCAGAACTCCTATATTTCTTATTCCTTCAGAGGAAATCTTCAGGATTCCTTGGTGCCCACTTACTTCAGCATTAACTCGATGAACGGCACTATTTACGCACTGCCCTCTTTTGACTACGAGAAGGTCAAAACCTTCCAGATCCATGTTCAAGCCCGTGACGCTGGAGTGCCCCCGCTGAGCAGCAGCGCTACAGTGAATGTGATCATTCTGGATCAAAATGACAACGCTCCGGTAATTGTTTCACCTTCAGCACAGAGTGGATCAGCAGCAGTGGAGATCATGCCGCAGTCAGCGGCCCAAGGGTACTTGGTCACCAAGATCATGGCAACTGATGCAGACTCTGGTCAGAACGCACGGCTCTCCTACCAGATGGTTCAAGCGACCGATCCCACTCTATTCAGCGTGGGGCGCAATTCAGGAGAAATCAGAACAACGAGAAACATTTTGGAGCTGGATGAGACCTCGCAAAGTCTGGTTGTTTTAGTGCGGGATAATGGACAGCCGAGCCTGTCCAGTACAACAACAATCCTCTTGTCGATTTTGGGCAATGTAAGTGAGAAAATCTCTGAACCTAGGGATTCGTACAGTAATCCCGGATATTTCACTGATATAAATCTTTATTTAATTGTCACCTTCGGATCAACTTCGGTACTCTTCCTCCTGACCATCGTCTTCTTGGTTGCATTAAAGTGTAAACAAGACGTGGGCGTTATTCAAGTTGACGGGTGCACAGTTTGTTGTTGCAGGCCAAGAGATTCGAAGGAAGCCTTTGCACGGAGCCCGACGCGAAGAGGTCCCTTAAGTTGTTCTGCAAGTGGTCAGACTGCACCCTTCCCGGAGAGTCATCATTACTCGGTTTGCTTGTCACCGGCATCATCCAAGAGCGAATTTCTTTTCCTGAAACCCTACAATCCATCCTTGACTCAAGGGCAACGCTGA